A region from the Nesterenkonia lacusekhoensis genome encodes:
- a CDS encoding acetoin utilization protein AcuC: MSPCSKVSPTRPSSRRLSRVTRTSSAAGSQTSFRASVPTAVVWDPALLSYRFNATHPMDPVRLDLTERLCREFGIFEDPQVSLLAPGIASDEVLGSIHDTAYIEAVRAGASRGEPSVEHGLGTEDTPVFPELHEGAARIAEGTLRCAEALLEGSALHAVNFAGGMHHAFRAKAGGFCVYNDAALAIHRLLEPGAGRSGARRVLYLDVDAHHGDGTQSIFYDDPRVMTVSLHQSGTTLFPGTGFPNETGGGGPAAGEGTAVNIALPPGTGDAGWLRAFHAVVPQLVRAFEPEVIVSQHGCDSHAADPLSDLQLSVDAHRQMALDVSHLAEEHAENRWIATGGGGYAVHDVVPRSWTHLTAVAAGSPLRLHTEVPQAWREYVRFACGLEAPPQTMGDEAALWWRSWELGYDPSDAVDRAVMQTRKEIFPLYGLDPWYD; the protein is encoded by the coding sequence ATGTCACCGTGCTCGAAGGTTTCGCCGACTCGGCCTAGTTCCCGTAGGCTTTCGCGTGTGACGCGTACCTCCTCGGCCGCCGGCTCGCAGACCAGCTTTCGGGCCTCTGTGCCCACTGCGGTCGTCTGGGACCCGGCGCTGCTGAGCTACCGCTTCAACGCGACCCATCCCATGGACCCGGTGCGCCTGGACCTCACAGAGCGTCTCTGCCGGGAGTTCGGGATCTTCGAGGATCCCCAGGTCTCGCTCCTCGCCCCGGGCATCGCTTCGGACGAGGTGCTGGGCAGCATCCATGACACCGCCTATATCGAAGCGGTCCGCGCCGGAGCCTCCCGCGGCGAGCCCTCTGTCGAGCATGGCCTGGGCACGGAGGACACCCCGGTCTTCCCTGAGCTGCACGAGGGGGCGGCGCGCATCGCCGAGGGCACGCTGCGCTGCGCGGAGGCTCTCTTGGAGGGAAGCGCCCTCCACGCGGTGAACTTCGCCGGTGGCATGCACCACGCCTTCCGCGCCAAGGCGGGCGGATTCTGCGTCTACAACGACGCCGCCCTGGCCATCCATCGGCTCCTCGAGCCCGGTGCAGGACGCAGCGGCGCCCGACGGGTGCTCTACCTGGATGTGGACGCACACCACGGCGACGGCACTCAGAGCATCTTCTACGACGACCCTCGGGTCATGACGGTCTCTCTGCACCAGTCCGGCACCACCCTGTTCCCCGGTACGGGTTTCCCGAATGAGACCGGAGGCGGCGGCCCCGCCGCCGGGGAGGGCACTGCGGTCAACATCGCGCTGCCCCCGGGGACCGGCGACGCCGGATGGCTGCGTGCCTTCCACGCCGTGGTCCCGCAGTTGGTCCGGGCCTTCGAGCCGGAGGTCATCGTCTCCCAGCACGGCTGCGACTCCCATGCCGCCGACCCGCTGAGCGACCTGCAGCTCTCGGTGGATGCGCATCGGCAGATGGCCTTGGATGTCTCCCATCTGGCCGAGGAGCATGCGGAGAACCGGTGGATCGCCACCGGGGGCGGCGGCTATGCGGTCCATGACGTGGTGCCCCGCAGCTGGACCCATCTGACCGCGGTCGCGGCGGGGTCGCCCCTGCGGCTGCACACCGAGGTGCCGCAGGCATGGCGTGAGTACGTCCGCTTCGCCTGCGGTCTCGAGGCTCCGCCGCAGACGATGGGGGACGAGGCCGCTCTCTGGTGGCGGTCCTGGGAGCTGGGCTATGACCCCTCCGACGCCGTGGACCGTGCCGTGATGCAGACGCGCAAGGAGATCTTCCCGCTCTACGGTCTGGACCCCTGGTACGACTGA
- a CDS encoding 30S ribosomal protein bS22, whose amino-acid sequence MGSVIKKRRKRMAKKKHRKRLRKTRHQRRNK is encoded by the coding sequence ATGGGCTCTGTGATCAAGAAGCGCCGGAAGCGTATGGCGAAGAAGAAGCACCGCAAGCGTCTGCGCAAGACTCGCCACCAGCGGCGCAATAAGTGA
- the proC gene encoding pyrroline-5-carboxylate reductase, whose product MSTPKIAMLGLGSMNGAILAGFLGAGTAPEDIIATSRSAASAQARSAQYGVTVLAEEQDEAADRTAAAQADIVFLGVKPHQITDLCADIRDSLQPHAVVVSVAAAVTLDMLEEALAPGQPVIRTMPNTPLSVGLGVVGLAAGTHTSREQTQQVAELLGSSGAVHILEEQQIDALTGVAGSGPAYAFYLAEHMAAAGVEMGLDPELAADLAAQTLYGAGRMLVENRPSRTATPADAAQLRRNVTSPNGTTQQAIETFDAHGMSEAVRAGAKASSARAAEITEQLRGS is encoded by the coding sequence ATGAGCACACCGAAGATCGCCATGCTGGGCCTGGGTTCCATGAACGGAGCCATCCTCGCCGGCTTCCTGGGCGCCGGAACTGCGCCCGAGGACATCATCGCCACCTCTCGTTCGGCGGCCTCCGCGCAGGCGCGCTCCGCACAGTACGGCGTCACCGTGCTGGCCGAGGAGCAGGATGAGGCCGCCGACCGCACCGCCGCGGCCCAGGCCGACATCGTCTTCCTCGGGGTGAAGCCCCACCAGATCACCGACCTCTGCGCAGACATCCGAGACTCGCTGCAGCCCCACGCCGTGGTCGTCTCGGTGGCCGCCGCGGTCACCCTGGACATGCTCGAGGAGGCGCTGGCCCCCGGCCAGCCGGTCATCCGCACGATGCCCAACACTCCGCTCTCGGTCGGGCTGGGCGTGGTCGGCCTGGCGGCCGGCACCCACACCAGCCGGGAGCAGACTCAGCAGGTCGCTGAGCTGTTGGGCAGCAGCGGGGCGGTGCACATCCTTGAGGAGCAGCAGATCGATGCGCTCACCGGTGTGGCAGGCTCCGGGCCGGCCTATGCCTTCTACCTGGCCGAACACATGGCCGCCGCGGGGGTGGAGATGGGCTTGGACCCTGAGCTCGCCGCCGACCTCGCCGCCCAGACCCTCTACGGTGCGGGCCGGATGCTGGTGGAGAACCGCCCCTCCCGCACTGCGACGCCGGCCGACGCCGCCCAGCTGCGCCGCAACGTGACCAGCCCCAACGGCACCACGCAGCAGGCCATCGAGACCTTCGACGCCCACGGCATGTCGGAGGCCGTCCGGGCCGGGGCGAAGGCCAGCTCCGCACGCGCCGCGGAGATCACCGAGCAGCTGCGCGGCAGCTGA
- the ispF gene encoding 2-C-methyl-D-erythritol 2,4-cyclodiphosphate synthase: MSRPAAAQRRALVIVGAGSGQRLGHGRPKASVELAGRPIISRALEPVGPELGIDVLVLVLPADQRHHADMAAAAHSPAARSGAEVITVAGGSSRPASVRVGLEAVRGYGESLGWVPEHTAVLIHDAARPLTPTEVFGRVFDAVEQGNRAVVPALPVTDTIKAAHRPDSDHPATQPSATPPSDGLRSEGAVPDGPQAETVRETLPRAELRAVQTPQGFTLEFLQQAFAHIGELPEDEADLLTDEAMIAEDMGVPVALVPGSEQSLKITTPTDLITAEALMQASRPTPPLPRTGIGHDVHAYAEPQEMRELWLAGLHWPGEQGLSGHSDGDAVAHAACDALFSAAGIGDLGVHFGADTIGTSRPELEGAHGTVLLAEAARLVREAGFEIGNIAVQLVARRPRFGPRREEAQQVLSEAAGAPVSVSATTSDGLGFTGRSEGVLATATALVHPADAAHRR; encoded by the coding sequence ATGAGTCGCCCGGCCGCTGCACAGCGCCGGGCGCTCGTCATAGTGGGAGCGGGCAGTGGACAGCGGCTCGGTCATGGGCGGCCCAAAGCATCGGTGGAGTTGGCTGGCCGCCCTATCATCAGCCGCGCTCTGGAACCGGTGGGTCCGGAGCTCGGCATCGACGTCCTGGTGTTGGTGCTGCCCGCCGATCAGCGCCATCACGCGGACATGGCCGCCGCGGCCCATTCTCCGGCTGCCCGCAGCGGAGCTGAGGTGATCACCGTCGCCGGCGGCTCCAGCCGACCCGCCTCGGTGCGTGTCGGCCTGGAAGCGGTCCGAGGCTATGGCGAGTCTCTGGGGTGGGTCCCGGAGCATACGGCGGTGCTCATCCACGACGCCGCCCGCCCCCTGACGCCCACCGAGGTCTTCGGCCGTGTCTTCGACGCCGTGGAGCAGGGAAACCGTGCCGTGGTGCCCGCGCTTCCGGTCACCGACACCATCAAAGCGGCTCACCGGCCCGACTCTGACCACCCCGCCACCCAGCCGTCCGCCACCCCGCCGTCCGACGGCCTGCGGTCTGAGGGCGCTGTCCCTGATGGCCCTCAGGCCGAGACCGTCCGCGAGACTCTGCCGCGTGCCGAGCTGCGCGCGGTCCAGACCCCGCAGGGCTTCACTCTGGAGTTCCTCCAGCAGGCCTTCGCCCACATCGGGGAGCTTCCCGAGGATGAGGCGGACCTCCTGACCGACGAGGCGATGATCGCTGAGGACATGGGCGTCCCTGTGGCGCTGGTGCCGGGCAGCGAACAGTCCCTGAAGATCACCACACCCACTGACCTGATCACCGCGGAGGCCCTGATGCAGGCATCTCGCCCCACACCGCCCCTGCCCCGCACCGGCATCGGCCATGATGTCCATGCCTATGCGGAGCCGCAGGAGATGCGGGAGCTGTGGCTGGCCGGTCTGCACTGGCCCGGCGAGCAGGGCCTGAGCGGGCACTCCGACGGTGACGCCGTCGCCCATGCCGCCTGTGACGCCCTGTTCAGCGCGGCCGGCATCGGGGATCTCGGCGTGCACTTCGGGGCAGACACCATCGGGACGAGCCGGCCTGAGCTGGAGGGCGCTCACGGCACAGTGCTGTTGGCCGAGGCCGCGCGGCTGGTGCGGGAGGCCGGCTTCGAGATCGGCAATATCGCAGTGCAGCTCGTGGCGCGGCGGCCCAGATTCGGCCCTCGCCGCGAGGAGGCCCAACAGGTGCTCAGCGAGGCGGCCGGGGCCCCGGTCTCCGTCAGCGCGACCACATCGGACGGTCTGGGCTTCACCGGCCGGTCCGAGGGGGTCCTCGCCACTGCCACGGCGTTGGTCCACCCGGCTGATGCGGCGCACAGACGATAA
- a CDS encoding potassium channel family protein: MLVVGLGRFGIALAEQLISQNKEVLAVERSRSLAQKYADSLTHVVEADATDIEALRQLGADEFDSAVVGVGTSIESSVLIAANLVDLGVKQVWAKAINPTHGKILTRIGCHHVIYPEHDAGVRAAHLVPGQMLDFIKFDDDFAIVKMRPPKDLHGKTIDQCQPRKRHGVNVVGVKPPGKDFVYAQPDTKVSAGDTIIVSGDVTVLEGFADSA, translated from the coding sequence GTGCTCGTCGTCGGCTTGGGGCGCTTCGGGATCGCTCTGGCCGAGCAGCTGATCTCACAGAACAAAGAGGTCCTCGCCGTCGAGCGCAGCCGCAGTCTCGCGCAGAAGTACGCGGACAGCCTCACCCATGTGGTCGAGGCCGACGCCACCGACATCGAGGCGCTGCGGCAGTTGGGCGCCGATGAGTTCGACAGTGCCGTGGTCGGCGTCGGGACCTCCATCGAGTCCAGTGTGCTCATCGCGGCGAACCTGGTGGACCTGGGGGTCAAGCAGGTCTGGGCCAAGGCCATCAACCCCACCCACGGCAAGATCCTCACCCGCATCGGCTGCCACCACGTGATCTACCCGGAGCACGACGCCGGTGTGCGGGCCGCCCACCTGGTCCCGGGGCAGATGCTGGACTTCATCAAGTTCGACGACGACTTCGCCATCGTCAAGATGCGCCCGCCCAAGGATCTCCACGGCAAGACCATCGACCAGTGTCAGCCGCGCAAGCGTCACGGGGTCAACGTGGTGGGCGTGAAGCCTCCCGGCAAGGACTTCGTCTATGCCCAGCCGGACACCAAGGTCTCCGCCGGGGACACGATCATCGTCTCCGGCGATGTCACCGTGCTCGAAGGTTTCGCCGACTCGGCCTAG
- a CDS encoding TrkH family potassium uptake protein, whose translation MQGDTTRRPPAYGQQLQETSAWRSFTRWLGRLAGSSPARAALLIFALTIGLFTSLLMMPWATASGSAPDFHDALFVATSAVTVTGLTPVNTAEHWSLAGEIVILVGIQVGGLGIITIAALLAISVTRHLGLRTRLVAQEGISTGKLGETGSLIKIVVIFSAVVELALALVLVPRLIALEGDVATGFWHGIFYSVSAFNNAGFVIHPEGLADVGHDPIVLWTLMAGVFLGSLGFPVLLLLWRHRWHFRRWSLHTRLTVEVTVLLMVVGAVLYAVLEWNHVDTLGQMTTGEKLQNSLFASVMMRSGGFSVVDNVIEHSETMLVTNALMFAGGGSASTAGGIKVTTIAVIFLAFLAEARGHEESTAHGRTIPTQAVRVAVSVVAMGATFVLISTLALIIITGEDLERPLFESISAFATCGLTTGLTEELSPSGLYVLTGLMFAGRVGIMTFAAALTIRHSRTRYRYPEARPIIG comes from the coding sequence ATGCAGGGGGACACCACGCGCCGTCCGCCGGCCTATGGCCAGCAGCTGCAGGAGACCAGCGCCTGGCGAAGCTTCACCAGGTGGTTGGGCCGGCTCGCAGGATCATCGCCGGCCCGTGCCGCCCTGCTCATCTTCGCCCTGACCATCGGGCTGTTCACCTCCCTGCTGATGATGCCCTGGGCCACGGCCAGCGGCAGCGCCCCAGACTTCCACGATGCGCTCTTCGTGGCCACCTCCGCGGTCACCGTCACGGGCCTGACGCCGGTCAACACGGCTGAGCACTGGTCTCTGGCCGGGGAGATCGTGATCCTGGTGGGCATCCAGGTGGGCGGCCTGGGGATCATCACCATCGCCGCCCTGCTGGCTATCTCGGTGACCCGGCATCTCGGCCTGCGCACCCGGCTGGTGGCCCAGGAGGGAATCTCCACCGGCAAGCTCGGGGAGACCGGCTCGCTGATCAAGATCGTGGTGATCTTCTCCGCCGTCGTCGAGCTGGCCCTGGCCCTGGTGCTGGTGCCCCGGCTGATCGCCCTGGAGGGCGACGTCGCCACCGGGTTCTGGCACGGCATCTTCTACTCGGTCTCGGCCTTCAACAACGCTGGCTTCGTCATCCACCCCGAGGGCCTGGCCGACGTGGGTCATGATCCCATCGTGCTGTGGACTCTGATGGCCGGGGTGTTCCTGGGCAGCCTCGGCTTCCCGGTCCTGCTGCTGCTCTGGCGCCACCGCTGGCACTTCCGTCGGTGGAGTCTGCACACCCGGCTCACCGTCGAGGTCACGGTGCTGCTGATGGTCGTCGGCGCGGTCCTCTACGCGGTGCTGGAATGGAACCACGTCGACACCCTCGGGCAGATGACCACCGGGGAGAAGCTGCAGAACTCGCTCTTCGCCTCGGTCATGATGCGTTCCGGCGGCTTCTCCGTGGTGGACAACGTCATCGAGCACTCGGAGACCATGCTGGTCACTAACGCACTGATGTTCGCCGGCGGCGGCTCCGCCTCCACCGCCGGGGGCATCAAGGTCACCACGATCGCGGTCATCTTCCTGGCGTTCCTGGCCGAGGCCCGCGGCCATGAGGAGTCCACCGCCCACGGCCGCACCATCCCCACCCAGGCGGTCCGCGTGGCGGTCTCAGTGGTCGCGATGGGCGCCACCTTCGTGCTGATCTCCACTCTGGCGCTGATCATCATCACCGGAGAGGACCTGGAGCGCCCGCTGTTCGAGTCGATCTCCGCCTTCGCCACCTGCGGGCTCACCACCGGGCTGACCGAGGAGCTGTCGCCGTCGGGGCTCTACGTGCTCACCGGGCTGATGTTCGCCGGACGTGTGGGCATCATGACCTTCGCCGCGGCGCTGACGATCCGTCACAGCCGCACCCGATACCGCTATCCTGAGGCCCGGCCGATCATCGGCTGA
- a CDS encoding CarD family transcriptional regulator, translated as MVFEVGETVVYPHHGAATIEEVKTRTVRGEEKTYLKLRVSQGDLTIEVPADNVDLVGVRDVVGTEGLEHVFDVLRAEYTEEPTNWSRRYKANLEKLASGDVNKVAEVVRDLWRRENDRGLSAGEKRMLAKARQILVSELALAKKLEEELAEKLLDEVLDEAPVAGTDSKK; from the coding sequence ATGGTTTTTGAGGTCGGCGAGACAGTCGTATACCCGCATCACGGTGCGGCCACCATCGAAGAGGTCAAGACTCGCACCGTCCGGGGTGAGGAGAAGACCTACCTGAAGCTGAGGGTCTCCCAGGGTGACCTGACCATCGAAGTCCCAGCGGACAACGTCGATCTCGTGGGTGTCCGCGATGTCGTCGGCACAGAGGGCCTGGAGCACGTGTTCGACGTCCTGCGTGCGGAGTACACCGAGGAGCCCACCAACTGGTCCCGCCGCTATAAGGCGAACCTGGAGAAACTGGCCTCGGGAGACGTCAACAAGGTCGCCGAGGTCGTTCGGGACCTCTGGCGCCGGGAGAATGACCGAGGTCTGTCGGCCGGTGAGAAGCGCATGCTGGCCAAAGCACGCCAGATCCTGGTCTCCGAGCTGGCCCTGGCCAAGAAGCTCGAGGAGGAGCTCGCCGAGAAGCTCCTCGACGAGGTCCTGGACGAGGCCCCCGTGGCAGGGACCGATTCCAAGAAGTGA
- the cysS gene encoding cysteine--tRNA ligase, with translation MALRLYDTKTASIRDFEPLEPGRVSLYYCGATVQGRPHVGHVRSAVAFDILVRWLEASDYDVLSVRNVTDIDDKILEKSAASYGEDFLPSADYPAEEPWFALAYRFEQAFHEAYDALGVRRPRYEPRAAGHMTEMFELIRRLIDAGHAYPAEDGSGDVYFDVRSWPQYGELTRQSVEDMQDAPDADPRGKRDPRDFALWKGKKEGDPESASWDSPWGRGRPGWHLECSAMSTKYLGRTFDIHGGGLDLRFPHHENELAQSAAAGDGFARFWLHNGMVTYEGEKMSKSVGNTISPHEMLEQARPKAVRYFLGQAHYRSQLDYRPGALQEAEAAVERVESFVDRALPESFSLRPQRHLPKAFCEAMDDDLNVPAALAALHETVRAGNTALDASDAAAAEERGLEAAAMMSVLGLLEVPEPDLSSGPAAAALDMLVEAQLAERAEAKSVKDFAAADAIRDRLSAAGVQIEDTPAGATWSLTKGGA, from the coding sequence GTGGCACTGCGACTCTACGACACCAAGACAGCGAGCATCCGTGACTTCGAGCCTCTGGAACCGGGGCGCGTCTCGCTGTACTACTGCGGGGCGACCGTTCAGGGCCGGCCGCATGTCGGCCACGTCCGGTCCGCCGTCGCCTTCGACATCCTCGTCCGGTGGCTGGAGGCCTCCGACTATGACGTGCTGAGCGTCCGCAACGTCACCGACATCGATGACAAGATCCTGGAGAAGTCTGCGGCCTCCTACGGCGAGGACTTCCTGCCCAGCGCGGACTACCCGGCCGAAGAGCCGTGGTTCGCCCTGGCCTACCGCTTCGAGCAGGCCTTCCACGAGGCCTATGACGCTCTGGGAGTGCGCCGGCCCCGCTATGAGCCCCGCGCCGCCGGGCATATGACCGAGATGTTCGAGCTGATCCGTCGGCTCATCGACGCCGGCCACGCCTATCCCGCCGAGGACGGTTCCGGGGATGTCTACTTCGACGTCCGCTCCTGGCCGCAGTACGGAGAGCTGACGCGTCAGTCGGTGGAGGATATGCAGGACGCTCCCGACGCCGACCCCCGCGGCAAGCGCGATCCGCGCGACTTCGCACTGTGGAAGGGAAAGAAGGAGGGCGACCCGGAGTCTGCCTCCTGGGATTCCCCCTGGGGACGCGGCCGGCCGGGGTGGCACCTGGAGTGCTCGGCCATGTCGACGAAGTACCTGGGACGGACCTTCGACATCCACGGAGGCGGCCTGGACCTGCGCTTCCCCCACCATGAGAACGAGTTGGCCCAGTCCGCGGCGGCCGGAGACGGCTTCGCCCGCTTCTGGCTGCACAACGGCATGGTCACCTATGAGGGGGAGAAGATGTCCAAATCTGTGGGCAACACGATCTCTCCCCACGAGATGCTGGAACAGGCTCGGCCCAAAGCGGTGCGCTACTTCCTGGGTCAGGCCCACTACCGCTCCCAGTTGGACTACCGCCCCGGTGCACTGCAGGAGGCAGAGGCGGCCGTGGAACGTGTGGAGTCCTTCGTGGACCGGGCGCTGCCGGAATCCTTCTCCCTGCGGCCGCAGCGCCATCTGCCGAAGGCCTTCTGCGAGGCCATGGACGATGACCTCAACGTCCCGGCCGCGCTGGCAGCCCTGCATGAGACGGTGCGGGCGGGCAACACGGCGCTGGACGCCTCCGATGCCGCTGCTGCGGAGGAGCGCGGACTGGAGGCCGCCGCGATGATGTCGGTCCTGGGGCTGCTCGAAGTGCCGGAGCCGGACCTGTCCTCGGGTCCTGCCGCCGCCGCATTGGACATGCTGGTCGAGGCGCAGTTGGCTGAGCGTGCTGAGGCGAAGTCAGTCAAGGACTTCGCCGCCGCGGATGCCATCCGGGACAGGCTGAGTGCCGCCGGAGTTCAGATCGAAGACACCCCTGCGGGGGCAACCTGGTCGCTGACCAAGGGAGGTGCTTGA
- a CDS encoding glutaredoxin family protein: MSDQVKVEVLTKQGCHLCEDAVEVTRQACAEFGLDHHIVDITEDPQLRELYAEEIPVLRIDGTVRDFWRFDPARLRRLLAEALGRSSG, translated from the coding sequence ATGAGTGATCAGGTGAAGGTGGAGGTCCTGACCAAGCAGGGCTGCCATCTCTGTGAGGACGCGGTGGAGGTGACCCGTCAGGCCTGCGCCGAGTTCGGGCTGGACCACCACATCGTCGACATCACAGAGGATCCGCAGCTGCGTGAGCTGTACGCGGAGGAGATCCCCGTGCTGCGCATCGACGGGACTGTGCGTGACTTCTGGCGCTTCGACCCGGCGCGGCTGCGGCGCCTGCTCGCCGAGGCCCTGGGGCGCAGCTCCGGCTGA